One Microbacterium marinum genomic window carries:
- a CDS encoding DNA (cytosine-5-)-methyltransferase, with the protein MAEQLPVVSLFSGAGGLDLAVERVDGEPLAGDDPGSGLLRVSVATDYNESALRTLKANFRDTSTLTGDIRNVSTEQILASAGLRASEPVLVVGGPPCTPFSKSGFWLEQKRESRDPNASLLDEYVRVVREARPEAFILENVQGLTYKTHKAQFERLLKALGELGYNPQWKVLLAADYGVPQLRRRVFVVGRRDGEKFEFPEPTHSGWSEHSRAFDTSKLPHVTAAEAFEGLPRLVRAADDEVVDGSYGELAAEVPPGQNYLWHTERYGGRNQFQWRSRYWTFLLRLDPNRPSTTLQAQPGPWVGPFHWENVLTTAGVERARRLRVNEMLRLMSFPDDFKIAGARADVQRQLGNAVPLELGKAVARALMTQLGYIDVAQRQLVVAG; encoded by the coding sequence GTGGCTGAGCAGCTCCCCGTCGTGAGTTTGTTCTCCGGAGCGGGCGGACTCGACCTCGCTGTCGAACGTGTTGACGGTGAGCCTCTCGCGGGCGACGACCCGGGGAGCGGTCTACTTCGCGTCAGCGTTGCGACGGACTATAACGAGTCCGCGCTCCGAACTCTCAAGGCAAACTTCCGCGACACCTCTACGCTGACTGGGGATATCCGCAACGTCTCGACTGAGCAAATTCTAGCCAGTGCGGGCCTGAGGGCGAGCGAGCCGGTGCTGGTAGTCGGGGGGCCACCTTGCACCCCGTTCAGCAAGTCAGGTTTCTGGCTTGAGCAGAAGCGCGAGAGCCGCGACCCCAACGCGTCTTTGCTCGACGAGTATGTTCGGGTTGTACGGGAAGCGCGACCCGAGGCGTTCATCCTTGAGAACGTTCAGGGTCTGACCTACAAGACGCACAAGGCTCAGTTCGAGCGGCTCCTTAAGGCACTCGGCGAGCTGGGATATAACCCGCAATGGAAGGTTCTACTCGCCGCTGACTATGGGGTTCCCCAGCTGCGACGACGTGTCTTCGTGGTCGGTCGCCGAGACGGCGAGAAGTTTGAGTTCCCCGAACCGACGCATTCTGGATGGAGCGAACACTCCCGCGCGTTCGATACAAGTAAGCTCCCGCATGTCACTGCTGCCGAAGCATTTGAGGGCCTACCCCGTCTCGTACGAGCAGCGGACGATGAAGTAGTCGACGGGAGTTACGGAGAACTTGCCGCAGAAGTTCCACCGGGACAGAACTACCTCTGGCACACCGAACGGTACGGCGGCCGCAATCAATTTCAGTGGCGGAGCCGCTACTGGACATTCCTCCTCCGCCTGGACCCCAACCGCCCCTCGACAACCCTCCAGGCGCAGCCGGGCCCCTGGGTAGGCCCGTTCCACTGGGAGAACGTGCTCACCACAGCCGGTGTCGAGCGCGCGCGCCGGCTCCGAGTCAACGAGATGCTCCGTCTCATGTCTTTCCCTGACGACTTCAAGATCGCAGGGGCGCGCGCTGACGTGCAACGTCAACTTGGCAACGCGGTGCCCCTCGAACTTGGCAAAGCCGTAGCGCGAGCGCTGATGACTCAGCTCGGATACATCGATGTGGCGCAGCGGCAGCTGGTCGTCGCTGGCTAA
- a CDS encoding NYN domain-containing protein, translated as MAADRKTWVLIDGENIDATLGGSILGRRPQSDERPRWDRILTFLAREWNQEVQGLFFLNASTNLPMSFVQALLALGYTPVPLSGDADEKVVDIAIQRTLRALRDRSDDVVLVSHDGDFVDDVGALADGSRRLGVLAFEEFRNAGFAQIPGLRFFDLEFDAGAFDAQLPRVRIIPIDEFDPGMFLR; from the coding sequence GTGGCGGCTGACCGCAAGACCTGGGTGCTCATCGACGGCGAGAACATCGACGCGACGCTCGGCGGCTCGATTCTCGGGCGGCGCCCGCAGTCCGATGAGCGTCCGCGGTGGGACCGGATTCTGACCTTCCTCGCGCGGGAGTGGAACCAGGAGGTGCAGGGCCTCTTCTTCTTGAACGCGTCGACGAACCTGCCGATGTCGTTCGTGCAGGCGCTGCTCGCGCTCGGCTACACGCCGGTGCCGCTGTCGGGCGATGCGGACGAGAAGGTCGTCGACATCGCCATCCAGCGCACGCTCCGCGCTTTGCGGGACCGTTCGGACGATGTGGTGCTCGTGAGCCACGACGGCGACTTCGTCGACGACGTCGGCGCGCTCGCCGATGGGTCGCGCCGTCTCGGCGTGCTGGCGTTCGAGGAGTTCCGCAACGCCGGCTTCGCGCAGATCCCCGGACTGCGGTTCTTCGACCTTGAGTTCGACGCCGGCGCCTTCGACGCGCAGCTGCCGCGCGTCCGCATAATTCCGATCGACGAGTTCGACCCGGGGATGTTCCTGCGGTAG
- a CDS encoding AarF/UbiB family protein, with translation MASDRPARSAVPDERAAKARYRRILRFAGVALAVTWWFELFLPRIGLGALAARGRTARLQRIARRFHALAVDLGGLMIKVGQFMSSRLDVLPPEITSELEGLQDEVPAVPLAGIRSVAEAELQVPLPVAFASFEPEPVAAASLGQAHRAVLSAEDAELAGLSTVVVKVQRPGIQLIVDTDLAALRRVGRWLSRVKVVSSRVDAPALVEEFAATSLEEIDYLHEAANGERFAENFAGDERVAVPAVVWERTSRRTLTLEDVTAIKITDHETLRAAGIDPAEVASVFASVMFDQVFTHGFFHADPHPGNIFVTPFSTLDATGPGWTLTFIDFGMMGEVPPSLRRGLRRLMVATAARDGAALVAAVREVGVLLPSADTTELERAMTQLFARFGGMGFAQLREVDPREFRAFAIEFQDVVRALPFQLPENFLLIVRAMSLTSGVCSALDPDFNLWDAVEPYAAQLVRDEGGNAVRDVLERGAAIAGTLARMPGRLEKLVARVEEGQVSFTDPRLERRVGRLEQVGRRLPSSIMFAGLVVGGALVRPEDGVLGGVLLVASVVPLLHAVFAGRGR, from the coding sequence GTGGCCTCGGATCGTCCCGCGCGCTCGGCGGTGCCGGACGAGCGGGCGGCGAAGGCGCGGTATCGCCGCATCCTGCGGTTCGCGGGGGTGGCGCTCGCCGTCACGTGGTGGTTCGAGCTGTTCCTGCCGCGCATCGGCTTGGGAGCGCTCGCCGCGCGCGGGCGCACCGCCCGGCTGCAGCGCATTGCGCGGCGGTTCCACGCGCTCGCGGTCGACCTCGGCGGCCTGATGATCAAGGTGGGGCAGTTCATGTCGTCGCGCCTCGACGTGCTGCCGCCCGAGATCACCTCCGAACTGGAGGGGCTGCAGGACGAGGTGCCGGCGGTGCCGCTCGCCGGCATCCGATCGGTCGCGGAAGCGGAGCTGCAGGTGCCGCTGCCCGTGGCGTTCGCGTCGTTCGAGCCCGAGCCGGTCGCTGCGGCGTCGCTGGGGCAGGCGCACCGCGCCGTGCTGTCGGCGGAGGACGCCGAGCTCGCCGGGCTGTCGACGGTGGTCGTGAAGGTGCAACGCCCCGGCATCCAGCTCATCGTCGACACCGACCTGGCGGCGCTGCGCCGGGTGGGGCGGTGGCTGAGCCGGGTGAAGGTGGTGTCGAGCCGGGTGGATGCGCCCGCGCTCGTGGAGGAGTTCGCGGCGACGAGCCTCGAGGAGATCGACTACCTGCACGAGGCCGCCAACGGCGAGCGGTTCGCCGAGAACTTCGCCGGCGACGAGCGGGTCGCGGTTCCCGCGGTGGTGTGGGAGCGGACGTCGCGGCGCACGCTGACGCTCGAGGATGTCACGGCGATCAAGATCACCGATCACGAGACGCTGCGGGCGGCGGGCATCGACCCTGCCGAGGTGGCATCGGTGTTCGCGTCGGTGATGTTCGACCAGGTGTTCACGCACGGGTTCTTCCACGCCGATCCGCACCCGGGCAACATCTTCGTGACTCCGTTTTCGACACTGGACGCCACGGGGCCCGGCTGGACGCTCACGTTCATCGACTTCGGGATGATGGGCGAGGTGCCGCCGTCGCTGCGCCGGGGCCTGCGGCGGCTGATGGTCGCGACGGCCGCGCGGGATGGGGCGGCGCTGGTCGCCGCGGTGCGCGAGGTGGGCGTGCTGCTGCCGTCGGCCGACACGACCGAGCTCGAGCGGGCGATGACGCAACTGTTCGCCCGGTTCGGCGGGATGGGGTTCGCGCAGCTGCGCGAGGTCGATCCGCGCGAGTTCCGCGCGTTCGCGATCGAGTTCCAAGACGTCGTGCGGGCGCTGCCGTTCCAGCTGCCCGAGAACTTCCTGCTGATCGTGCGGGCGATGTCGCTGACGTCGGGTGTGTGCAGTGCGCTCGATCCGGATTTCAATCTGTGGGATGCCGTGGAGCCGTACGCCGCTCAGCTGGTGCGCGACGAGGGCGGCAACGCCGTGCGCGACGTGCTGGAGCGTGGCGCCGCGATCGCCGGAACGCTCGCGCGCATGCCGGGGCGCCTCGAGAAGCTCGTCGCGCGGGTGGAGGAGGGGCAGGTGTCGTTCACCGATCCGCGGCTGGAGCGGCGCGTGGGCCGGTTGGAGCAGGTGGGGCGGCGGCTGCCGTCGTCGATCATGTTCGCGGGGCTTGTCGTCGGGGGAGCGTTGGTGCGCCCGGAGGACGGGGTGCTCGGGGGCGTGTTGCTCGTGGCATCCGTCGTGCCGCTGCTGCACGCGGTGTTCGCGGGGCGCGGGCGGTAG
- a CDS encoding PadR family transcriptional regulator — MSTSFGGTGFGKGTGPFGLGDLGAGVWEALDQMRTAFEPRPSSPRMKSGDVRAAVLTLLAEKPMHGYQIIQEIDERSGGSWKPSAGSVYPTLQLLADEGLITAEEAGGRKTYSLTEAGRIDADAASQSSAPWESTSRESGRKTALPKAGVELAQAAAQVARTGTPEQVQQAVEIIDDARRRLYALLAQG; from the coding sequence ATGAGCACGTCATTCGGTGGAACCGGGTTCGGCAAAGGCACCGGACCGTTCGGGCTGGGAGACCTCGGCGCGGGCGTCTGGGAGGCCCTCGATCAGATGCGCACGGCGTTCGAGCCGCGCCCCTCATCCCCGCGTATGAAGAGCGGCGACGTGCGCGCCGCCGTCCTCACGCTGCTGGCCGAGAAGCCCATGCACGGATACCAGATCATCCAGGAGATCGACGAGCGCAGCGGCGGCAGCTGGAAGCCCAGCGCCGGCAGCGTCTACCCGACCCTGCAGCTGCTCGCCGATGAGGGTCTCATCACAGCCGAGGAGGCGGGCGGCCGCAAGACCTACTCGCTGACGGAGGCGGGACGGATCGACGCGGATGCCGCTTCGCAGAGCTCTGCGCCGTGGGAGAGCACCTCGCGGGAGAGCGGCCGCAAGACCGCGCTGCCCAAGGCCGGTGTCGAGCTCGCCCAGGCGGCGGCGCAGGTCGCGCGCACCGGAACGCCGGAGCAGGTGCAGCAGGCGGTGGAGATCATCGACGACGCGCGTCGTCGGCTCTACGCGCTGCTCGCCCAGGGCTGA
- a CDS encoding DNA polymerase domain-containing protein, whose product MAKKDDAVTLDIDGHEVRISSPGKVVFPEPGLTKLDLVEYYVAVADGALRGAGDRPMVLKRFVKGIDHEAFFQKRVPENRPDFVSSATLHYASGTSAEESVITDAAGLAWLVGLGCLDLNPHPVRAADLDHPDELRIDLDPMPGVDWSQIVDVAFVARDVLDDMGLVGWPKTSGSRGIHILVRLDPHWEYPDVRLAAQTFAREVQDRAPGLATAQWWKEERGESVFVDFNQNAKDRTVASAYSVRPLPDARVSTPVDWDELRTIRPEQFTVATVRERFAERGDPHAGIDDAPGSLDRMLALAEKMGPAEKAPRSGDGSGRRQSTMPLIEISRAATKEEALAGLETWKERHPSVVPQLSPADVMVDGMRGSSSLWYRVRVNLQHVPEAERPAQEPLEVDYDPWQGRSR is encoded by the coding sequence ATGGCGAAGAAGGACGACGCGGTCACGCTCGACATCGACGGTCACGAGGTGCGGATCTCGAGCCCCGGCAAGGTGGTCTTCCCTGAGCCCGGGCTGACGAAGCTCGACCTCGTCGAGTACTACGTCGCCGTCGCCGACGGCGCCCTGCGCGGCGCGGGCGACCGCCCCATGGTGCTGAAGCGGTTCGTGAAGGGCATCGACCACGAGGCGTTCTTTCAGAAGCGCGTGCCCGAGAACCGGCCCGACTTCGTCTCCTCGGCCACTCTTCACTACGCGTCCGGCACGAGCGCGGAAGAGTCCGTGATCACGGATGCCGCCGGCCTCGCCTGGCTCGTGGGCCTGGGCTGCCTCGACCTGAACCCGCATCCGGTGCGCGCGGCCGACCTCGACCACCCCGACGAGCTGCGCATCGACCTCGACCCGATGCCCGGCGTCGACTGGTCGCAGATCGTCGACGTCGCGTTCGTCGCCCGCGACGTGCTGGACGACATGGGCCTCGTCGGATGGCCGAAGACATCGGGGTCGCGCGGCATCCACATCCTCGTCCGCCTCGACCCGCACTGGGAGTATCCCGACGTGCGTCTCGCCGCACAGACTTTCGCCCGTGAGGTGCAGGACCGTGCGCCGGGGCTCGCGACCGCGCAGTGGTGGAAGGAGGAGCGCGGCGAGAGTGTCTTCGTCGACTTCAACCAGAACGCGAAAGACCGCACCGTCGCGTCCGCCTACTCGGTGCGCCCACTCCCCGACGCCCGCGTCTCGACGCCCGTCGACTGGGACGAGCTGCGCACCATCCGGCCCGAGCAGTTCACCGTCGCAACCGTGCGGGAGCGATTCGCGGAGCGCGGCGACCCGCACGCGGGCATCGACGACGCCCCGGGCTCCCTCGACCGAATGCTCGCACTGGCCGAGAAGATGGGCCCGGCCGAGAAGGCGCCGCGGTCGGGTGACGGATCGGGGCGGCGGCAGTCGACGATGCCGCTCATCGAGATTTCCCGCGCCGCGACGAAGGAGGAGGCCCTCGCCGGCCTCGAGACGTGGAAGGAGCGGCATCCGTCCGTCGTCCCGCAGCTCTCCCCCGCCGACGTCATGGTCGACGGGATGCGCGGGTCGAGTTCACTCTGGTACCGCGTGCGGGTGAACCTGCAGCACGTCCCCGAGGCGGAGCGCCCCGCGCAGGAGCCGCTCGAGGTCGACTACGACCCGTGGCAGGGCCGCTCGCGCTGA
- a CDS encoding M18 family aminopeptidase produces the protein MPADALAHADDLADFVAASPSSFHAAAEVARRLIDAGFRQLSESEAWPAQAGGRFLVVRDGAVLAWVVPKDAGAATGARIFGAHSDSPAFKLKPRPTTGSHGWLQAGVEIYGGPLLNSWLDRELRLAGRLVLDDGTSVLAATGALLRLPQLAIHLDREVNDGLALDRQRQTQPVWGLGESDSADLLGELAATAGVDAARIRGYDIVTADAARGAVFGHDDVFFASGRLDDLASVHAGVVALERAADGFDAPHIAMLAVFDHEEVGSATRSGAAGPFLADVLERVQLSLGADREQQLRSLASSWCVSSDVGHAVHPNYPDKHDPVVQPRLGSGPILKINANQRYATDGAGAAAWNGWCAAAGVGSQEFVSNNAVPCGSTIGPITATRLGIATVDVGIPILSMHSARELAGVSDLADLARVAEVFFTA, from the coding sequence ATGCCCGCCGACGCCCTCGCCCACGCCGATGATCTCGCGGACTTCGTCGCCGCGTCGCCGTCGAGCTTCCACGCCGCCGCGGAGGTCGCCCGTCGCCTTATCGATGCGGGTTTCCGGCAGCTCTCGGAGAGTGAGGCCTGGCCGGCGCAGGCCGGTGGCCGGTTCCTCGTCGTCCGCGACGGCGCCGTCCTCGCCTGGGTGGTGCCGAAGGATGCCGGTGCCGCTACCGGCGCACGCATCTTCGGGGCGCACAGCGATTCGCCGGCGTTCAAGCTGAAGCCGCGGCCGACTACGGGCTCGCACGGGTGGTTGCAGGCGGGCGTGGAGATCTACGGCGGTCCTCTGCTCAACTCGTGGCTCGATCGCGAGCTGCGGCTGGCGGGCCGGCTCGTGCTCGACGACGGCACGAGTGTGCTCGCGGCGACGGGGGCGCTGCTGCGGCTGCCGCAGCTGGCGATCCACCTCGACCGTGAGGTCAACGACGGCCTCGCCCTGGATCGGCAGCGTCAGACGCAGCCGGTCTGGGGCCTCGGCGAGTCCGACTCCGCCGATCTCCTCGGGGAGCTCGCCGCGACGGCCGGCGTCGACGCGGCGCGCATCCGCGGGTACGACATCGTGACGGCGGACGCCGCCCGCGGCGCCGTCTTCGGGCACGACGACGTGTTCTTCGCGTCGGGCCGTCTCGACGATCTGGCATCCGTTCACGCCGGCGTCGTCGCGCTGGAGCGTGCCGCCGACGGATTCGACGCGCCGCACATCGCGATGCTCGCCGTCTTCGACCACGAGGAGGTCGGCTCCGCCACCCGGTCCGGTGCCGCCGGGCCGTTCCTCGCGGATGTGCTCGAACGGGTGCAGCTCTCGCTCGGCGCGGACCGCGAGCAGCAGCTGCGCTCGCTGGCGTCGTCGTGGTGCGTCTCGAGCGATGTCGGCCACGCCGTGCACCCGAACTACCCCGACAAGCACGACCCGGTCGTGCAGCCCCGCCTCGGGTCGGGCCCGATCCTCAAGATCAACGCGAACCAGCGCTACGCCACCGACGGCGCAGGCGCCGCGGCGTGGAACGGCTGGTGCGCAGCCGCCGGGGTCGGCAGCCAGGAGTTCGTGTCGAACAACGCCGTCCCGTGCGGCTCGACGATCGGACCGATCACGGCGACGCGGCTGGGCATCGCGACGGTCGACGTCGGCATCCCGATCCTGTCGATGCACTCGGCACGCGAGCTCGCCGGGGTCAGCGACCTTGCCGACCTGGCCCGCGTCGCCGAGGTGTTCTTCACCGCCTGA
- a CDS encoding metallophosphoesterase family protein produces MPTRLLLVADTHIPGRARHLPAALLRAADAADLIVHAGDWVSEAVLDELLGHGEVIGVYGNNDGDDLRARLPEVARRVVEGVRLAVVHETGPAPRREQRMDAAFPDTDLLVFGHSHIPWDSTTPAGLRLLNPGSPTDRRRQPHRTHMIVDLAEGAVTAVELVAIDPE; encoded by the coding sequence ATGCCCACCCGCCTGCTCCTCGTTGCCGACACCCACATCCCGGGTCGCGCTCGGCACCTGCCCGCTGCCCTCCTGCGCGCGGCCGATGCCGCCGATCTCATCGTGCATGCCGGTGACTGGGTGTCGGAGGCGGTGCTGGACGAGCTGCTCGGGCACGGCGAGGTGATCGGGGTCTACGGCAACAACGACGGCGATGATCTGCGGGCGCGTCTGCCGGAGGTGGCGCGTCGCGTCGTCGAGGGCGTGCGGCTCGCCGTGGTGCACGAGACGGGACCGGCGCCGCGACGTGAGCAGAGGATGGATGCCGCGTTCCCCGACACCGACCTGCTGGTGTTCGGGCACAGCCACATCCCCTGGGACTCCACGACGCCCGCCGGTCTCCGGCTGCTGAACCCGGGGTCTCCGACGGACCGGCGGCGGCAGCCGCACCGGACCCACATGATCGTCGACCTCGCTGAGGGCGCGGTGACCGCGGTGGAGCTGGTGGCGATCGATCCGGAGTGA
- the rhaS gene encoding rhamnose ABC transporter substrate-binding protein, whose product MFGFTRTRRAGVVAAIAVGATLVISGCTAGGGNAPGGDGGDGDGGDVSITMLPKNLGNPYFDTSSSGAEEAVEEFGGSFEEVGPSEASPTSQVQYIQTAAQQGASALIVSANDPEAICDALDEARSADVKVVTFDSDTNPECRDLFINQATSEGIAKVQVDLIAEQIGDAGQIAVLSASANATNQNAWIELMEAELAASHPDIELVEVVYGDDDDQTSFDKTAALLQTYPDLKGIVSPTTVGIAAAARYLSTSDFKGKVALTGLGTPNQMREYVEDGTVTAFALWNPADLGYLAAFAAQALVSGDITGAEGDSFEAGKLGSYEVGADGAVLLGDPYVFDAENIGDFDF is encoded by the coding sequence ATGTTCGGATTCACGCGCACGCGGCGTGCAGGCGTCGTCGCCGCGATCGCCGTCGGTGCCACCCTCGTGATCTCAGGCTGCACGGCCGGAGGCGGCAACGCACCCGGCGGCGACGGCGGAGATGGTGACGGAGGCGACGTCTCGATCACGATGCTGCCGAAGAACCTCGGCAACCCCTACTTCGACACCTCCAGCTCGGGTGCCGAGGAGGCGGTCGAGGAGTTCGGTGGCAGCTTCGAGGAGGTCGGTCCCTCCGAGGCCAGCCCCACCTCGCAGGTGCAGTACATCCAGACCGCCGCGCAGCAGGGTGCCAGCGCCCTCATCGTGTCGGCGAACGACCCCGAAGCCATCTGCGACGCTCTCGACGAGGCGCGTTCGGCCGATGTGAAGGTCGTCACGTTCGACTCCGACACCAACCCGGAGTGCCGCGACCTGTTCATCAACCAGGCGACCTCCGAGGGCATCGCCAAGGTGCAGGTCGACCTCATCGCCGAGCAGATCGGCGACGCCGGGCAGATCGCCGTGCTGTCGGCATCCGCGAACGCCACGAACCAGAACGCCTGGATCGAGCTGATGGAGGCCGAGCTCGCCGCGAGCCACCCCGACATCGAGCTCGTCGAGGTCGTCTACGGCGACGACGACGACCAGACCTCGTTCGACAAGACCGCGGCGCTCCTGCAGACCTACCCCGACCTGAAGGGCATCGTCTCGCCGACGACCGTCGGGATCGCGGCTGCCGCGCGCTACCTCTCGACCTCCGACTTCAAGGGCAAGGTCGCGCTGACCGGTCTCGGCACGCCGAACCAGATGCGCGAGTACGTCGAGGACGGCACGGTCACGGCATTCGCGCTGTGGAACCCGGCCGACCTGGGCTACCTCGCGGCCTTCGCCGCGCAGGCGCTGGTCTCCGGTGACATCACCGGCGCAGAGGGCGATTCGTTCGAGGCCGGCAAGCTCGGCTCGTACGAGGTCGGTGCCGACGGCGCCGTGCTCCTCGGCGACCCGTACGTGTTCGACGCGGAGAACATCGGCGACTTCGACTTCTGA
- a CDS encoding ABC transporter permease produces MTAVTTDTVAPRTYQDHGRPLWRRALLTREAAIIGILVLVVVVALGTVRNFDSPLTVTYLLRDIAPILLIALPMTLIIITEEIDLSVASIVGLSSVMTGILTQAGLPFPAAAVVAILVGAMAGVVNGFLVTVVGLPSLAVTIGTLALFRGIAVGLLGTTAITDFPEEWTDLAKANIPGTPIPLIVVPFVVLALVFAILLHFTPFGRSLYAIGLNKEAAHFSGIDVGRTKFTLFVLSGAVSGFAGVYFTLLYSNARGDNAMGMELQIIAAVLLGGVSIFGGRGALHGVIAGVLLIGTLGSALRLAGVTSDIINVITGVLLIVSVVSASLLAWLHRSRSAAIGRRKGRRSAAGAAAPTR; encoded by the coding sequence ATGACCGCGGTCACCACCGACACCGTCGCGCCGCGCACCTATCAGGACCACGGGCGGCCCCTGTGGCGGCGTGCTCTGCTCACCCGCGAGGCGGCGATCATCGGCATCCTCGTGCTGGTCGTCGTCGTCGCCCTCGGCACGGTGCGCAACTTCGACAGCCCGCTCACCGTCACCTACCTGCTCCGCGACATCGCGCCGATCCTGCTGATCGCGCTCCCGATGACGCTCATCATCATCACCGAGGAGATCGACCTCTCGGTGGCGAGCATCGTCGGGCTGTCGAGCGTGATGACCGGCATCCTCACGCAGGCGGGTCTGCCGTTCCCGGCCGCTGCCGTCGTCGCGATCCTCGTCGGCGCGATGGCCGGAGTCGTCAACGGCTTCCTCGTGACCGTGGTGGGGCTCCCCTCCCTCGCGGTGACCATCGGCACGCTCGCCCTCTTCCGCGGGATCGCGGTCGGTCTGCTCGGGACGACGGCGATCACCGACTTCCCGGAGGAGTGGACCGATCTCGCCAAGGCGAACATCCCGGGCACGCCCATCCCGCTGATCGTCGTCCCGTTCGTGGTCCTCGCCCTCGTGTTCGCGATCCTGCTGCACTTCACGCCTTTCGGCCGGTCGCTGTACGCGATCGGGCTCAACAAGGAAGCGGCGCACTTCTCCGGCATCGACGTCGGGCGCACGAAGTTCACGCTGTTCGTGCTCTCCGGAGCGGTCTCGGGTTTCGCCGGCGTCTACTTCACCCTGCTCTACTCGAACGCGCGCGGCGACAACGCCATGGGAATGGAGCTGCAGATCATCGCGGCGGTCCTCCTCGGAGGCGTGTCCATCTTCGGCGGCCGCGGTGCCCTGCACGGCGTGATCGCCGGCGTGCTCCTCATCGGCACGCTCGGCAGCGCGCTCCGCCTCGCCGGCGTCACCAGCGACATCATCAACGTCATCACGGGCGTGCTCCTCATCGTCTCCGTGGTGTCCGCAAGCCTCCTCGCCTGGCTGCACCGGAGCAGATCCGCAGCCATCGGACGGAGAAAGGGACGACGCAGCGCCGCCGGCGCCGCCGCCCCGACCCGATAA
- a CDS encoding ABC transporter permease produces MTTTTTPRQTAPGSSGAAKAVRHLATARETGIAVALILVVVAATASNPSFLFSPDGFRDLLLTPSLLLLVAVGQAIVIITRSVDLSVGSVVGLTAYLTGRLFIDLEGISPLVVFVAGVVLGALLGAVNGLLVAWAKVPALVITLGTMYVYRGINVAWAGSDRINASDLPRDFRGLGTDQLLGVPILTIIAVVVLLAAAWYLRNMRSGREFYAIGSDPAAAHLYGLKVTRRIVTAFVVSGALAGLAGVLYAARYGTVSSAAGTGWELQAIGAAVIGGVAISGGVGTVWGAAIGAFLLLTINRALPILGIDDFWQRAVVGVLILGSIVLDRVLAVRQHRRLIAQREDSR; encoded by the coding sequence ATGACCACCACCACCACTCCACGTCAGACCGCGCCCGGATCGAGCGGCGCCGCGAAAGCCGTGCGCCACCTCGCGACAGCACGCGAGACCGGGATCGCCGTCGCCCTGATCCTTGTGGTCGTGGCGGCCACGGCATCCAATCCGAGCTTCCTCTTCTCGCCGGACGGCTTCCGCGACCTGCTGCTGACGCCGTCGCTCCTGCTCCTCGTCGCCGTCGGACAGGCGATCGTCATCATCACGAGGAGCGTCGACCTCTCCGTAGGTTCGGTCGTCGGGCTCACGGCCTACCTGACCGGACGCCTCTTCATCGACCTCGAAGGGATCTCTCCCCTCGTCGTCTTCGTCGCCGGTGTCGTCCTCGGTGCGCTGCTCGGAGCCGTGAACGGGTTGCTCGTCGCGTGGGCCAAGGTGCCCGCCCTCGTCATCACCCTCGGCACGATGTATGTCTACCGCGGCATCAATGTGGCGTGGGCCGGGAGCGACCGGATCAACGCGTCCGACCTGCCCCGCGACTTTCGGGGCCTCGGCACCGATCAGCTCCTCGGAGTGCCGATCCTGACGATCATCGCGGTCGTCGTGCTGCTGGCCGCCGCCTGGTACCTGCGCAACATGCGCAGCGGGCGCGAGTTCTACGCCATCGGTTCCGACCCGGCAGCCGCGCACCTCTACGGCTTGAAGGTCACCCGACGGATCGTCACGGCGTTCGTCGTCTCGGGAGCCCTCGCGGGTCTCGCCGGTGTGCTCTACGCGGCCCGGTACGGAACCGTCAGCTCGGCGGCCGGCACCGGCTGGGAGCTGCAGGCGATCGGTGCGGCCGTGATCGGCGGGGTGGCGATCTCGGGCGGTGTCGGAACGGTGTGGGGCGCCGCGATCGGCGCCTTCCTCCTCCTCACCATCAACCGTGCCCTGCCCATCCTCGGCATCGACGACTTCTGGCAGCGCGCCGTCGTCGGCGTGCTCATCCTCGGGTCCATCGTCCTCGACCGCGTCCTCGCGGTGAGGCAGCATCGACGACTCATCGCTCAACGGGAGGACAGCCGATGA